One genomic window of Microbacterium sp. BH-3-3-3 includes the following:
- a CDS encoding aldehyde dehydrogenase family protein → MSDPTPALADPEIDAAVPASDPTADDTALLARVQAPEGQGRDIPDAATREVIGRAPVHTVADVDDAVARARAAQPGWDALGHEERSGLLMAAAERIEAHAEELARLLSREQGKPLDGPNARFEVGACAAWLRTAASTALDPEVVVDDGQLYAELHYRALGVVAAVGPWNWPMMITVWQIAPALRMGNSVVVKPSEYTPLSVLALVDVINEVLPDDVLIAVAGDRDAGARLVAHPEVDKVMFTGSTATGRKIIESSAGNLARLTLELGGNDAGIVLPDVDPAAIAEGLFWGAFINTGQTCAALKRLYVHDEVYDDVVEALAGYAANVPMGRGLDEGTVLGPLQNTQQFDIVARLVDDARAAGGRIVLGGEPATDLGELFYRTTIVADVADGVALVDEEQFGPVLPVIRYTDVEDAIASANGLDVGLGASVWSSDRDAARRVAARLQAGTVWINSHGGVHPLIPFGGVKGSGYGLEFGVEGLKALGVPQVING, encoded by the coding sequence ATGTCCGACCCCACCCCCGCCCTGGCCGATCCCGAGATCGACGCGGCCGTGCCCGCCTCGGACCCGACGGCCGACGACACCGCCCTGCTCGCGCGCGTGCAGGCTCCCGAGGGCCAGGGGCGGGATATCCCGGATGCCGCCACGCGCGAGGTGATCGGACGAGCCCCGGTGCACACGGTGGCCGATGTCGACGACGCCGTGGCCCGCGCCCGCGCCGCCCAGCCCGGGTGGGACGCCCTCGGACACGAGGAGCGCAGCGGCCTGCTGATGGCCGCAGCCGAGCGCATCGAGGCCCACGCCGAAGAGCTCGCGCGCCTGCTCTCGCGTGAGCAGGGCAAACCGCTCGACGGCCCCAACGCCCGGTTCGAGGTCGGCGCGTGCGCGGCGTGGCTGCGCACCGCCGCGAGCACCGCGCTCGATCCCGAGGTCGTCGTCGACGACGGGCAGCTGTACGCCGAACTCCACTACCGCGCGCTCGGTGTGGTCGCCGCGGTCGGCCCGTGGAACTGGCCCATGATGATCACCGTCTGGCAGATCGCCCCCGCCCTGCGGATGGGCAACTCCGTGGTGGTCAAGCCCAGCGAGTACACGCCGCTGAGCGTGTTGGCGCTGGTCGACGTGATCAACGAGGTGCTGCCCGACGACGTGCTCATCGCCGTCGCGGGCGACCGCGATGCCGGTGCCCGGCTCGTCGCCCACCCCGAGGTGGACAAGGTGATGTTCACGGGCTCGACCGCCACGGGGCGCAAGATCATCGAGAGCTCGGCCGGCAACCTCGCCCGCCTCACGCTCGAGCTCGGCGGCAACGACGCCGGCATCGTGCTGCCCGACGTCGACCCCGCGGCCATCGCCGAGGGGCTGTTCTGGGGAGCCTTCATCAACACCGGTCAGACCTGTGCGGCGCTGAAGCGCCTGTACGTGCACGACGAGGTCTACGACGACGTCGTCGAGGCGCTCGCCGGCTACGCCGCGAACGTGCCGATGGGACGGGGGCTCGACGAGGGGACGGTCCTCGGGCCGCTGCAGAACACGCAGCAGTTCGACATCGTCGCCCGTCTCGTCGACGACGCCCGGGCCGCCGGCGGTCGCATCGTGCTGGGCGGCGAGCCCGCCACCGACCTCGGCGAGCTGTTCTACCGCACGACGATCGTGGCCGACGTGGCCGACGGTGTGGCCCTCGTCGACGAGGAGCAGTTCGGACCCGTCCTGCCCGTCATCCGGTACACCGACGTGGAAGACGCCATCGCCAGCGCGAACGGCCTCGACGTCGGCCTCGGCGCCTCGGTGTGGTCGAGCGACCGCGATGCCGCGCGACGCGTGGCCGCGCGCCTGCAGGCGGGCACCGTGTGGATCAACTCGCACGGCGGGGTGCACCCGCTCATCCCCTTCGGCGGGGTGAAGGGCTCGGGCTACGGTCTCGAGTTCGGCGTCGAAGGGCTCAAGGCCCTGGGCGTGCCGCAAGTCATCAACGGCTGA
- a CDS encoding thiamine pyrophosphate-binding protein, whose protein sequence is MPIVSAHVAHTLGRHLDHVFGVMGNGNAYFLDALHRHTDAAFTAMRHEAGGVVAADAHYRASGRIAAATATYGAGFTNTLTALAESAQARIPLLLVVGDEPTSGPRPWGVDQVALASAVGVRTYTVGDRDASATVLIALEHALTYRVPVVLAIPYDVVMREAGPLTDAGTVTIPAPLPPQGPAASAALDRIADALAGAARPFLLAGRGAWLADAGPALGRLAELTGAITASTALGRGIFPDTAHDLGVTGGFGAEGAMELVREADVAVVFGAGLNQFTMRFGELFAPGTRVFQVDVAPTATHAQVGGFVRADAALAADEIGNRLRSRGAVSSGWRDRVDVAPLREQEAGEGLAPDGRLDPRSAAARIGELLPEDRVVVSDGGHFLGWSNMYWPVSSPDRVMMIGTAYQSIGLGFPSVAGAIAARPDTTVVLTTGDGGGLMAIADLESAVRTAAGHGIAVVWNDAAYGAEINLYGLKGLTREPMLIPEVDFAAVARGFGAEGVVVREVADLEALAEWTRRDPAERPFLLLDLRISGTVIAPYQREIIRVNS, encoded by the coding sequence ATGCCCATCGTCTCCGCGCACGTCGCCCACACCCTCGGCCGCCACCTCGACCACGTCTTCGGCGTGATGGGCAACGGCAACGCGTATTTCCTCGACGCCCTGCACCGCCACACCGACGCGGCCTTCACCGCGATGCGGCACGAGGCCGGCGGAGTGGTCGCCGCCGACGCGCACTATCGCGCCTCGGGGCGCATCGCCGCCGCCACCGCCACCTACGGCGCCGGCTTCACCAACACCCTCACCGCTCTGGCCGAGTCGGCCCAGGCGCGTATCCCCTTGCTCCTCGTCGTCGGCGACGAGCCCACGTCGGGCCCGCGCCCGTGGGGGGTCGACCAGGTCGCGCTCGCGTCGGCGGTCGGGGTCCGCACGTACACCGTCGGCGATCGCGACGCCTCGGCCACCGTGCTCATCGCCCTCGAGCACGCCCTGACGTACCGCGTCCCCGTCGTGCTGGCGATCCCCTATGACGTGGTCATGCGCGAAGCGGGGCCGCTGACGGATGCCGGCACCGTGACGATCCCCGCCCCCCTGCCCCCGCAGGGACCCGCGGCCTCCGCCGCACTCGACCGGATCGCCGATGCCCTCGCCGGCGCCGCGCGCCCCTTCCTGCTGGCCGGACGGGGAGCCTGGCTCGCCGACGCCGGCCCCGCGCTCGGTCGGCTCGCCGAGCTGACCGGGGCGATCACGGCATCCACCGCCCTCGGCCGCGGCATCTTCCCCGACACCGCCCACGACCTCGGCGTCACGGGGGGCTTCGGCGCCGAGGGCGCGATGGAGCTCGTGCGCGAGGCCGACGTCGCCGTGGTCTTCGGCGCGGGGCTGAACCAGTTCACGATGCGCTTCGGCGAGCTCTTCGCCCCCGGCACGCGGGTCTTCCAGGTCGACGTGGCGCCGACGGCGACGCACGCGCAGGTGGGCGGGTTCGTGCGGGCGGATGCCGCGCTGGCGGCCGACGAGATCGGGAACCGCCTGCGCTCCCGCGGCGCGGTGTCGTCGGGGTGGCGCGACCGCGTCGATGTGGCCCCGCTGCGGGAACAGGAAGCCGGCGAGGGGCTCGCCCCGGATGGCCGCCTCGACCCGCGCTCCGCCGCCGCGCGGATCGGCGAGCTGCTCCCCGAGGACCGCGTCGTGGTGTCGGACGGTGGGCACTTCCTGGGCTGGTCGAACATGTACTGGCCCGTCTCCTCACCCGACCGCGTCATGATGATCGGCACCGCATACCAGTCCATCGGTCTCGGCTTCCCCTCGGTCGCCGGGGCGATCGCGGCGCGCCCCGACACCACCGTCGTGCTGACGACCGGCGACGGCGGCGGACTCATGGCCATCGCCGACCTCGAGAGCGCGGTGCGCACGGCCGCCGGCCACGGCATCGCCGTCGTGTGGAACGACGCCGCCTACGGCGCCGAGATCAACCTGTACGGCCTCAAGGGCCTCACCCGCGAGCCGATGCTCATCCCCGAGGTCGACTTCGCAGCCGTCGCGCGCGGCTTCGGCGCCGAGGGAGTGGTGGTGCGCGAGGTCGCCGACCTCGAGGCGCTGGCCGAGTGGACCCGGCGCGACCCCGCCGAGCGGCCGTTTCTGCTGCTCGACCTGCGCATCAGCGGCACCGTGATCGCGCCGTACCAGCGCGAGATCATCCGGGTGAACTCGTGA
- a CDS encoding FAD-binding oxidoreductase: MSIVGLAAPGGSGDPGDGFDAPSGGTSESRGALDELRAALGERLLDDPASLAAYAVDSSRAQPEGLPIAVVRATSTGDVSTALAWAHARGIRVSVRGAGTGLSGGAVAYAGGLVVSLEAMDRIVSIDADNRLADVEAGVVTADLDAAAHAHGLFFPPDPASAQWSTIGGNIATNAGGLRCVAHGVTTDVVAALEVVLADGRILRTGARTRKNTTGYDLTSLFCGSEGTLGVITAATVRLKPVPPGQPRTFRASFDDIEDAGRAVTAIVSGPAAPEVLELIDARSVEIIEAFHPSGLPSPGAAMLVGQTVGLTALDAAEAITAICRAHGAVETEVSDSDSLLEARRLANPALTAQGLRVSCDVGVPVSQLATVFRGIGELAQRHGRRIAIVAHAGDGNLHPTVEAGDTPAEYAAAELVIDDITHLALSLGGTISGEHGIGSVKRHELPWQQDAVALDVQRAVKAALDPRGILTPGRAI, from the coding sequence GTGAGCATCGTCGGGCTCGCCGCTCCGGGAGGCTCCGGCGACCCCGGCGACGGCTTCGACGCGCCGAGCGGCGGCACGAGTGAGTCGCGTGGCGCTCTCGACGAGCTGCGCGCCGCCCTCGGCGAACGCCTGCTCGACGACCCCGCGAGTCTCGCCGCCTACGCCGTCGACAGCTCGCGTGCGCAGCCCGAGGGCCTGCCGATCGCCGTGGTCCGGGCGACCTCGACCGGCGACGTCTCGACCGCCCTGGCGTGGGCGCACGCCCGCGGCATCCGGGTCTCCGTCCGCGGCGCGGGCACCGGACTCTCCGGCGGGGCCGTGGCCTACGCGGGCGGGCTCGTGGTGTCGCTGGAGGCGATGGATCGGATCGTCTCGATCGACGCCGACAACCGTCTCGCCGACGTCGAGGCGGGCGTCGTCACGGCCGACCTGGATGCCGCCGCCCACGCGCACGGCCTGTTCTTCCCGCCCGATCCGGCGAGCGCGCAGTGGTCGACGATCGGCGGCAACATCGCAACCAACGCCGGGGGCCTGCGCTGCGTCGCCCACGGCGTGACCACCGACGTCGTCGCCGCCCTCGAGGTGGTGCTCGCCGACGGGCGGATCCTGCGCACCGGCGCCCGCACCCGCAAGAACACCACCGGCTACGACCTCACGAGCCTGTTCTGCGGCTCGGAGGGCACCCTCGGCGTGATCACAGCGGCGACCGTGCGCCTCAAGCCCGTGCCGCCGGGGCAGCCCCGCACCTTCCGCGCGAGCTTCGACGACATCGAAGACGCCGGCCGCGCGGTCACGGCGATCGTGTCGGGCCCCGCGGCCCCCGAGGTGCTCGAGCTGATCGACGCGCGCAGCGTCGAGATCATCGAGGCGTTCCACCCGAGCGGCCTCCCCTCCCCCGGCGCGGCCATGCTGGTCGGTCAGACCGTCGGGCTCACCGCCCTCGACGCCGCCGAGGCGATCACCGCGATCTGTCGCGCGCACGGCGCCGTCGAGACCGAGGTCTCCGACTCCGACAGCCTGCTCGAGGCCCGGCGTCTCGCCAACCCGGCGCTCACCGCGCAGGGACTGCGGGTGTCGTGCGACGTCGGCGTCCCGGTCTCGCAGCTGGCGACGGTGTTCCGCGGCATCGGCGAACTGGCACAGCGCCACGGTCGGCGCATCGCGATCGTCGCGCACGCGGGCGACGGCAACCTGCATCCGACGGTCGAGGCGGGAGACACCCCCGCCGAGTATGCCGCGGCGGAGCTGGTGATCGACGACATCACGCACCTGGCGCTCTCGCTCGGCGGCACCATCTCGGGCGAGCACGGCATCGGCTCGGTCAAGCGTCACGAGCTCCCCTGGCAGCAGGATGCCGTGGCCCTCGACGTGCAGCGCGCGGTCAAGGCCGCACTGGATCCCCGCGGCATCCTGACACCGGGGCGGGCGATCTAG
- a CDS encoding MFS transporter, with the protein MSRSQPPGFTPTGTISTTKDRRRVVFATVVGTTVEWYDFFLYASAAGLVFGQLFFAPAGPGIAQILAFLTVGLSFLFRPLGAFLAGHLGDKYGRRVVLMLTLIMMGASTTLIGVLPTYEVIGVAAPVLLILLRVLQGISAGGEWGGAVLMAVEHAPKTKRSLFGASPQLGVPLGLLLASGMLGLMALIAPGDAFFAWGWRVPFLLSFVLILVGYYVRRKVEESPVFVELAERKEQTRMPIVQLFRKHSLLVVIAAFVFAGNNAVGYMTTGGYIQRYATNPDGPLGLATADVLGAVTLSAVTWLIFTWLGGWLGDKIGRRNTYIIGWVSMLVAIVALFPLVNSGSIVLLTVGLMLLTVGLGLTYGPQAALYAELFPASIRFSGVSIAYALGAILGGAFAPTIATALVDATGTTVSVTVYLAIMAVLGLVATLLLRDRSGIPLGPDHEAEQEVSPIRGLSRV; encoded by the coding sequence ATGTCCCGCTCTCAGCCGCCGGGCTTCACGCCCACCGGCACGATCTCCACCACGAAGGACCGCCGCCGCGTGGTCTTCGCCACCGTTGTCGGCACCACCGTCGAGTGGTACGACTTCTTCCTCTACGCCTCGGCCGCGGGCCTGGTCTTCGGCCAGCTGTTCTTCGCACCCGCCGGCCCCGGCATCGCGCAGATCCTGGCGTTCCTCACCGTGGGTCTGAGCTTCCTGTTCCGGCCCCTCGGCGCCTTCCTCGCCGGCCACCTCGGCGACAAGTACGGTCGCCGAGTCGTGCTGATGCTGACCCTGATCATGATGGGCGCCTCGACCACGCTCATCGGCGTGCTGCCCACCTACGAGGTGATCGGCGTCGCCGCCCCCGTGCTGCTGATCCTGCTGCGCGTGCTGCAGGGCATCTCGGCCGGTGGCGAGTGGGGTGGCGCGGTGCTCATGGCCGTCGAGCACGCCCCCAAGACCAAGCGCAGCCTGTTCGGCGCCTCGCCGCAGCTCGGCGTGCCCCTCGGCCTGCTGCTCGCGAGCGGCATGCTCGGGCTGATGGCCCTGATCGCCCCCGGCGACGCCTTCTTCGCGTGGGGATGGCGCGTGCCGTTCCTGCTGTCGTTCGTGCTGATCCTCGTCGGCTACTACGTGCGCCGGAAGGTCGAGGAGAGCCCGGTGTTCGTCGAACTCGCCGAGCGCAAGGAGCAGACCCGCATGCCGATCGTGCAGCTGTTCCGCAAGCACTCGCTGCTCGTGGTCATCGCCGCGTTCGTCTTCGCCGGCAACAACGCCGTGGGCTACATGACCACCGGTGGGTACATCCAGCGCTACGCGACCAACCCCGACGGCCCCCTCGGTCTCGCGACCGCCGACGTGCTCGGCGCCGTGACCCTGTCGGCGGTGACCTGGCTCATCTTCACGTGGCTCGGTGGGTGGCTGGGCGACAAGATCGGCCGCCGCAACACGTACATCATCGGATGGGTCTCGATGCTCGTGGCGATCGTGGCGCTGTTCCCGCTCGTCAACTCCGGCAGCATCGTGCTGCTGACGGTCGGCCTCATGCTGCTGACGGTCGGCCTCGGCCTGACCTACGGCCCCCAGGCCGCGCTGTACGCCGAGCTGTTCCCGGCATCCATCCGCTTCTCGGGTGTCTCGATCGCCTACGCCCTCGGCGCCATCCTCGGCGGAGCGTTCGCCCCGACCATCGCGACCGCGCTGGTGGATGCCACGGGCACGACCGTGTCGGTGACGGTGTACCTCGCGATCATGGCGGTGCTGGGCCTCGTCGCGACGCTGCTGCTGCGCGACCGCAGCGGCATCCCCCTCGGCCCCGACCACGAGGCCGAGCAGGAGGTCAGCCCGATCCGCGGGCTCTCGCGCGTCTGA
- a CDS encoding fumarylacetoacetate hydrolase family protein translates to MNDTADPRFTALGGRPGKIVAVHLSYASRADQRGRRPAAPSYFFKPSSSLAASGSEIVRPAGTELLAFEGEIALVIGEPARWVTPDAAWAHVASVTAANDFGLYDLRANDKGSNVRSKGGDGYTPLGPALIDARDVDPAALRLRTWVDGELVQDDSTAGLLFPLAQIVADLSQHFTLETGDVILTGTPAGSSVVTPGQVVEVQVDAGPLSTGRLRTAVVQGDRAFDAALGSLPAVDDTQRTEAWGSAEAAGLVPAAPVLTAALRDKLSRVPVAALSGQLRKRGLNDVTIDGVHALTPGSRFVGTARTLRFVPHREDLFASHGGGQNAQKRAFDAVEEGEVIVIEARGETGSGTLGDILAIRAHARKAAAIVTDGGVRDAEAVAAVGIPVFTAGPHPAVLGRRHVPWETDVAVGCGGTTVEPGDILVGDGDGVIVVPPALAEEVVDAALAQEAEDAWVAQQVASGHPVNGLFPMNAEWRARYESEGRS, encoded by the coding sequence ATGAACGACACCGCTGACCCCCGGTTCACCGCCCTCGGCGGCCGCCCGGGAAAGATCGTGGCCGTCCACCTCTCGTACGCCTCCCGCGCTGACCAGCGCGGCCGCCGCCCGGCCGCCCCGTCGTACTTCTTCAAGCCGTCGAGCTCGCTCGCGGCCTCCGGATCCGAGATCGTGCGCCCCGCCGGCACCGAACTGCTCGCCTTCGAGGGCGAGATCGCGCTCGTGATCGGCGAGCCCGCCCGATGGGTGACTCCGGATGCCGCATGGGCGCACGTGGCATCCGTCACCGCCGCGAACGACTTCGGTCTGTACGACCTGCGCGCGAACGACAAGGGATCGAACGTCCGCTCCAAGGGCGGCGACGGCTACACCCCGCTCGGTCCCGCGCTGATCGACGCCCGCGACGTCGATCCCGCCGCCCTACGCCTGCGCACCTGGGTCGATGGCGAGCTCGTGCAAGACGACTCGACCGCGGGCCTGCTGTTCCCCCTCGCCCAGATCGTCGCCGACCTGTCGCAGCACTTCACCCTCGAAACGGGCGACGTCATCCTCACCGGCACCCCCGCGGGGTCGTCGGTGGTCACGCCGGGCCAGGTCGTGGAGGTGCAGGTGGATGCCGGCCCCCTCTCCACCGGCCGGCTCCGCACCGCGGTGGTCCAGGGCGACCGCGCCTTCGACGCCGCCCTCGGCTCCCTGCCCGCGGTGGACGACACCCAGCGCACCGAGGCGTGGGGGTCGGCCGAGGCCGCCGGGCTCGTCCCCGCCGCCCCCGTCCTCACCGCCGCCCTCCGCGACAAGCTCTCGCGCGTTCCCGTCGCGGCCCTCAGCGGACAGCTGCGCAAGCGCGGCCTCAACGACGTCACGATCGACGGCGTCCACGCGCTGACCCCGGGCAGCCGGTTCGTCGGCACGGCCCGCACCCTGCGCTTCGTCCCCCACCGCGAAGACCTCTTCGCCTCGCACGGCGGCGGCCAGAACGCCCAGAAGCGCGCGTTCGACGCGGTGGAAGAGGGCGAGGTCATCGTCATCGAAGCGCGCGGAGAGACCGGATCCGGCACTCTCGGCGACATCCTCGCGATCCGCGCGCACGCCCGCAAGGCCGCCGCGATCGTCACCGACGGCGGCGTCCGCGACGCCGAGGCCGTGGCCGCGGTCGGCATCCCCGTGTTCACCGCCGGCCCTCACCCCGCGGTCCTCGGCCGCCGGCACGTGCCGTGGGAGACCGACGTCGCCGTCGGCTGCGGCGGCACCACCGTCGAGCCCGGCGACATCCTCGTCGGCGACGGCGACGGCGTCATCGTCGTCCCTCCCGCCCTCGCCGAAGAAGTGGTCGACGCCGCCCTCGCGCAAGAGGCCGAAGATGCGTGGGTCGCCCAGCAGGTGGCATCCGGTCATCCCGTAAACGGGCTCTTCCCGATGAACGCCGAATGGCGCGCGCGCTACGAGAGCGAGGGACGCTCATGA
- a CDS encoding GntR family transcriptional regulator has protein sequence MRDVTTPATKSKSQQAYQWIKQRIASQEFTPGYRLVLGSIAGELDMSVVPVREAIRQLEAEGLVMFERNVGARVSMVDDTAYRFSMQALSLLEGAATALSARALTTDDVRRARQVNELMVETLEHFDPRAFTALNQEFHAILFEKCANPRMLELVQAEWARLGHLRDSTFSFVPGRAAESVREHENILVLIETGAPLAEIEKASRRHRSATLDAYMIHEHPDQVLGLPAF, from the coding sequence ATGAGAGACGTCACGACCCCGGCGACGAAGAGCAAGTCGCAGCAGGCCTACCAGTGGATCAAGCAGCGCATCGCGTCTCAGGAGTTCACCCCCGGCTACCGCCTGGTCCTCGGCTCGATCGCCGGCGAGCTCGACATGAGCGTCGTGCCGGTGCGCGAGGCCATCCGTCAGCTCGAGGCCGAGGGCCTGGTGATGTTCGAGCGCAACGTCGGCGCCCGCGTCTCGATGGTCGACGACACCGCGTACCGCTTCAGCATGCAGGCGCTGAGCCTGCTCGAGGGGGCGGCGACCGCCCTGTCGGCCCGGGCGCTCACCACCGACGACGTGCGTCGCGCGCGGCAGGTGAACGAGCTCATGGTCGAGACCCTCGAGCACTTCGATCCCCGCGCCTTCACCGCGTTGAACCAGGAGTTCCACGCCATCCTGTTCGAGAAATGCGCCAACCCGCGCATGCTCGAGCTGGTGCAGGCCGAGTGGGCGCGGCTCGGGCACCTGCGCGACTCGACGTTCAGTTTCGTGCCCGGACGCGCCGCCGAATCGGTGCGGGAGCACGAGAACATCCTCGTTCTCATCGAGACCGGCGCCCCGCTCGCCGAGATCGAGAAGGCGTCGCGGCGCCATCGCTCGGCCACCCTCGACGCGTACATGATCCACGAGCACCCCGACCAGGTGCTCGGCCTTCCCGCTTTCTGA
- the hpaE gene encoding 5-carboxymethyl-2-hydroxymuconate semialdehyde dehydrogenase produces the protein MTRRIPADLPERIQHYIGGAFVDSVDGDTFDVLDPVTNQAYVSAAAGKKADIDLAVAAARTAFTEGPWPRMLPRERSRVLHRIADLVESRDERLAELESFDSGLPITQALGQARRAAENFRFFADLIVAQTDDAFKVPGRQLNYVNRKPIGVAGLITPWNTPFMLESWKLGPALATGNTVVLKPAEFTPLSASLWAGIFEEAGLPEGVFNLVNGLGEDAGDALVKHPDVPLISFTGESSTGQLIFANAAPFLKGLSMELGGKSPAIVFADADLDAAIDATIFGVFSLNGERCTAGSRILVERSVYDEFVERYAAQADRVTVGYPDDPATEVGALVHPEHYAKVMSYVELGKTEGRLVAGGGRPEGFDEGNFVRPTVFADVAPDARVFQEEIFGPVVAITPFDTDAEALALANDTRYGLAAYVWTNDLKRAHLFAQNVEAGMVWLNSNNVRDLRTPFGGVKASGLGHEGGYRSIDFYTDQQAVHITLGGAHNPTFGKAH, from the coding sequence ATGACCCGCCGCATCCCGGCCGACCTGCCCGAGCGCATCCAGCACTACATCGGGGGCGCCTTCGTCGACTCGGTCGACGGCGACACCTTCGACGTGCTCGACCCGGTGACGAACCAGGCCTACGTCTCGGCCGCCGCCGGCAAGAAGGCCGACATCGACCTCGCCGTCGCCGCCGCCCGCACGGCCTTCACCGAGGGACCGTGGCCGCGCATGCTGCCCCGCGAGCGTTCGCGCGTGCTGCACCGCATCGCCGACCTCGTCGAGTCGCGCGACGAGCGCCTCGCCGAGCTCGAGAGCTTCGACTCGGGCCTGCCCATCACCCAGGCCCTCGGCCAGGCGCGGCGGGCGGCCGAGAACTTCCGCTTCTTCGCCGACCTGATCGTGGCGCAGACCGACGACGCGTTCAAGGTGCCCGGTCGCCAGCTCAACTACGTCAACCGCAAGCCGATCGGCGTCGCGGGGCTCATCACCCCGTGGAACACCCCGTTCATGCTCGAGTCCTGGAAGCTGGGCCCCGCCCTCGCGACCGGCAACACCGTGGTGCTCAAGCCCGCGGAGTTCACGCCCCTGTCAGCGTCGCTGTGGGCTGGGATCTTCGAGGAGGCGGGCCTTCCCGAGGGCGTGTTCAACCTCGTCAACGGACTCGGCGAAGACGCCGGCGATGCGCTCGTGAAGCACCCCGACGTGCCGCTCATCTCGTTCACCGGCGAGAGCAGCACCGGGCAGCTGATCTTCGCCAACGCCGCCCCCTTCCTCAAGGGCCTGTCGATGGAGCTCGGCGGCAAGAGCCCCGCGATCGTCTTCGCCGACGCCGACCTCGACGCCGCCATCGACGCCACGATCTTCGGCGTCTTCTCGCTCAACGGCGAGCGCTGCACCGCGGGCAGCCGCATCCTCGTCGAGCGCTCCGTGTACGACGAGTTCGTCGAGCGGTACGCCGCGCAGGCCGACCGGGTGACCGTCGGCTACCCCGACGATCCCGCGACCGAGGTCGGGGCGCTGGTGCACCCCGAGCACTACGCCAAGGTCATGTCGTACGTCGAGCTCGGCAAGACCGAGGGGCGTCTGGTCGCCGGCGGCGGCCGCCCCGAGGGCTTCGACGAGGGCAACTTCGTGCGCCCCACGGTGTTCGCCGACGTGGCCCCCGATGCGCGCGTCTTCCAGGAGGAGATCTTCGGCCCGGTCGTGGCGATCACGCCCTTCGACACCGATGCCGAGGCTCTCGCGCTCGCGAACGACACCCGCTACGGACTGGCCGCCTACGTGTGGACGAACGACCTCAAGCGCGCGCACCTGTTCGCGCAGAACGTCGAGGCGGGCATGGTGTGGCTCAACAGCAACAACGTGCGCGACCTCCGCACCCCCTTCGGCGGGGTGAAGGCCTCGGGACTCGGGCACGAGGGCGGCTACCGCTCGATCGACTTCTACACCGACCAGCAGGCCGTTCACATCACGCTCGGCGGTGCCCACAACCCCACCTTCGGCAAGGCGCACTGA
- the hpaD gene encoding 3,4-dihydroxyphenylacetate 2,3-dioxygenase, with protein sequence MAKHTEEQKTSSGFWVTQEAPIVSENPIPTPSSPAPDILRCAYMELVVTDLAASRVFYVDVLGLHVTEEDDEAIYLRSTEEFIHHNLVLRRGEVAAVAAFSYRVRSSDDLDAAVAFYEELGCDVRREPGGFTKGIGDSVRVVDPLGFPYEFFFDTEHQERLSWRYDLHSPGELVRLDHFNQITPDVPRAVNFMQSLGFRVTEDIQDEEGVVYAAWMRRKPTVHDTAMTGGDGPRMHHVCFATHEKHNILAICDKLGALRRSDAIERGPGRHGVSNAFYLYLRDPDGHRVEIYTQDYYTGDPDNPVITWDVHDNQRRDWWGNPVVPSWYTEGSLVLDLDGRPQPVRAREDSSEMAVTIGADGFSYTRAPEDTASAAPSAEFKLGNQL encoded by the coding sequence ATGGCAAAGCACACCGAAGAACAGAAGACCTCCTCGGGGTTCTGGGTGACCCAGGAAGCCCCCATCGTCTCCGAGAACCCCATCCCCACGCCCTCCTCCCCCGCGCCCGACATCCTGCGGTGCGCCTACATGGAGCTCGTGGTCACCGACCTCGCGGCATCCCGGGTCTTCTACGTCGACGTGCTGGGCCTGCACGTCACCGAAGAAGACGACGAGGCGATCTACCTGCGCTCGACCGAGGAGTTCATCCACCACAACCTGGTGCTGCGGCGGGGCGAGGTCGCCGCGGTCGCCGCGTTCTCGTACCGCGTGCGCTCGTCCGACGACCTCGACGCGGCCGTCGCCTTCTACGAGGAGCTCGGCTGCGACGTACGCCGGGAGCCCGGCGGCTTCACGAAGGGCATCGGCGACTCGGTGCGGGTCGTCGACCCGCTCGGCTTCCCCTACGAGTTCTTCTTCGACACCGAGCACCAGGAACGCCTCTCGTGGCGCTACGACCTGCACTCCCCCGGCGAGCTCGTGCGCCTCGACCACTTCAACCAGATCACCCCCGACGTGCCCCGCGCGGTGAACTTCATGCAGTCGCTCGGCTTCCGCGTGACCGAGGACATCCAAGACGAAGAGGGCGTCGTCTACGCGGCCTGGATGCGCCGCAAGCCCACCGTGCACGACACCGCCATGACCGGCGGCGACGGCCCTCGTATGCACCACGTGTGCTTCGCGACGCACGAGAAGCACAACATCCTCGCCATCTGCGACAAGCTCGGGGCCCTCCGCCGATCGGATGCCATCGAGCGCGGCCCCGGCCGCCACGGCGTCTCGAACGCGTTCTACCTGTACCTGCGCGACCCCGACGGTCACCGCGTCGAGATCTACACGCAGGACTACTACACCGGCGACCCCGACAACCCCGTCATCACGTGGGACGTGCACGACAACCAGCGCCGCGACTGGTGGGGGAACCCCGTCGTGCCGTCGTGGTACACCGAGGGCTCGCTCGTGCTCGACCTCGACGGCCGCCCGCAGCCGGTCCGCGCCCGCGAGGACTCGTCCGAGATGGCCGTGACGATCGGCGCCGACGGCTTCAGCTACACCCGCGCGCCCGAGGACACGGCATCCGCAGCCCCCTCCGCCGAGTTCAAGCTCGGCAACCAGCTGTAG